The following are encoded in a window of Methanobrevibacter ruminantium M1 genomic DNA:
- a CDS encoding metallophosphoesterase, producing the protein MSFRTKRVIISTLLVMIYEFFLMKYLFLLFGGLDDIYLLLLTILFGILNMVPMFFEEKKSRPITRLLDTISGFWIWMSLFYLFVILIIYIGGVYIDWPFYIIVILVLLVPLLTVYSYFHAHKIIIHERTIQMDNINEDINIAHLSDVHFGSTRHDKIIRDLSDKLKELSDYCDLAIISGDIVDGSSAIEEDDFLPLKDVNMPIVFTPGNHDSYLDIEDVFGACRNAGIIVLDDEGMEFGNLNIFGMTFIFGMTRKFEEFEVVSTGVLGDFVKEDKVNIIIFHVPKNWEDFSKLGFDIQLSGHTHGGQFHPLTWICDLIWYNRGLFKANIGGKDRYLHVTTGVGSMDYPFRWGTDSEIVVLKLRKND; encoded by the coding sequence ATGAGTTTTAGAACAAAAAGAGTAATTATATCCACCTTATTAGTAATGATATATGAATTCTTTCTGATGAAATATCTTTTTTTACTCTTTGGAGGATTGGATGACATTTATTTGCTTTTACTCACTATTTTATTCGGTATATTGAATATGGTTCCCATGTTCTTTGAGGAAAAGAAGTCAAGGCCTATTACAAGGCTTCTTGATACGATATCAGGATTTTGGATATGGATGTCTCTCTTTTACTTATTTGTCATATTGATTATCTATATCGGAGGAGTCTATATTGATTGGCCGTTTTATATTATAGTCATTCTAGTTCTTCTTGTTCCATTATTGACAGTCTATTCCTATTTCCATGCACATAAGATCATTATTCATGAAAGGACAATCCAAATGGATAATATTAATGAGGATATCAACATTGCCCACCTTTCTGACGTTCATTTCGGCTCAACAAGGCATGATAAGATCATTAGGGATCTTTCTGATAAATTGAAGGAGCTTTCAGATTATTGTGACTTGGCAATTATCAGTGGAGACATTGTTGATGGGTCCTCTGCTATTGAAGAGGATGATTTTCTACCTCTTAAGGATGTGAATATGCCTATAGTCTTTACACCAGGCAATCATGACTCATATCTGGATATTGAGGACGTCTTTGGGGCATGCAGAAATGCAGGCATTATTGTTCTAGACGATGAGGGAATGGAATTCGGCAATCTTAATATATTTGGAATGACATTCATCTTTGGAATGACCCGCAAGTTTGAAGAGTTTGAAGTAGTCAGCACAGGTGTATTAGGGGATTTCGTTAAGGAAGATAAGGTGAATATTATCATTTTCCATGTTCCTAAAAACTGGGAGGACTTTTCTAAATTAGGATTTGACATTCAATTGTCTGGCCATACTCATGGAGGCCAGTTCCATCCACTTACTTGGATATGCGATCTTATTTGGTATAACAGAGGTCTTTTTAAAGCTAATATTGGTGGCAAGGACAGGTATTTGCATGTTACTACTGGTGTAGGCTCTATGGATTATCCTTTTAGATGGGGTACTGATTCAGAGATAGTTGTTCTAAAATTAAGAAAGAATGATTAG